CGTATTGCATCTGGACGAATCGACCCCACATATTCATGCGGCAGTCGTGCCGATTGTGACGGGTGAGCGACGCAAAGTCCGTGAGAAGAAAACCGATGAGCCGGGCAAACGCAAATACCGCAAGAAATCGGTCGCGCGACCTCGGTTGTGTGCCGACGACGTGATGACACGCGTCAAGCTCAAGGGGTATCAGGACAGTTATGCCGAAGCGATGGCGAAATACGGATTGCAACGTGGCATTGACGGTTCGGAAGCCCGGCATGTCACCACCCAAGAGTTTTACCGCAACGCCATCGCCCAACAACAGGGGTTGCTGGACAATATCGGTGAATTGCTCCGTATCGAGGCGGAGAAACGGGAAGCCATTGAACGTGCTTCCAAACAAGAGCAGGTAACCCGCGATGAACTGACCAAAACCGAAGCCGAGTTAAAAGCGGTAAAAGGTGAGTTAAAAACCGAGCGACTGAAGAATTCCGCCGCTGAGGTTGGTACGACCATTATCGACGGTATCGGAGCAATGATAGGCATGTCGAAAGTCGAGCGGCAAGAGCAACAAATTGCCGAACTTCACGGGCAGATCGGAGAACTGAAACGAGAAAACATTGCTCTACAAAAAGAGATCGAAACCCAAAAATCCACGCTTGAACGGATAAAGGATGAATCAGAGAAAGTTATGCAAGGCTTGCGCAGCGAGATCGCCCACTTGCACGAACTGATGCCGGAGTTAAAAGGATTGATACAGGTAGAGAAGATATGCCAAGCGGTGGGATTCGGCGCGGAAATGACAACGCGGATTGTGCGCGGGGAATCCGTTGGGTTCAAAGGCTCGCTTTATTCGCCGGAACATAAAAAGTGGCTGCATACCGATCATTCGACGGCTAAGACTGAAAACGCCCCGCAGGATAAAGCGCGTATGCGCCTGACAGTGGACGGGATTGACGTGTTCGGTTGGCTCAAACGAAAATACGAGGAACAATACCCCCGTCCGCAGGTCAAAGAACCACTGCGACAACCTATCCGCAGAGGGATAAAACGTTAAACGGGAAAAAGAGGGCATCAGGAATTGTGACGTTCCCGAAGCCCTCTTTCTTTCGGTAGGCGGATTATTGCTGTTCGCTTAACTCCTTATAGAGTTCGAGCCTTAATCCGGCATAATTTTCGATAATTCCGGCCGCTTTCTGAACGCGATCCATGTGCAGTTCCAACTCCTGCGGTGACATGTAGAACTCGGCGCAATAAGGTGTTTTCATCAATACCTCCTTCAACCGAGGCAGGGTGAATATGTTTTCGATGTGATTGTCGTCGAATACCAGCATCAATTTCGTGGAAAGCGTCCGCATCCGGTCGTGCATCACCACCGGATCGTGGATGTCGAACTCCATACCGTGGTAGACATAGTAGAGTGTGTGGTAGAAATAGACCACGGCCTGTGCCGTGAACTGCGCCGCCAGCCGCACGTTGCGCCCCTCGATAAAGGCATCCTGCGCCTGTTCCAAAAGGTCATAACCGAGCATGCGGAATGTGTCGAAATGAAATTTGGCGTCGGCATAGGCTTTGGCGAAATTGGCCGGATGTTTCGGACGACGGAAATGGTAGTGGTCGTTGCAGTAGAGTAGTTTGCCCTCGGCGCGGGCGAAATAAAGGAACGGCGTCCAATTCGATTCGACATAGTTCAACGGCATGATATAGAGATTGATGTAGGTAATCTTCCGGAGGCAATACGGCATTCTGTACCGCAGGATGCGTTTTGCCCGCATCCAATCGTATTCGGGTGTTTCGCGCACGACCATCAATAAGTCATAGGCCGTAGCATCGCTGTGGCGTGTCCCGCCGACCAACTTTCCGAACAGCAGGATGTATTCCGGGTCGAAATAACCGTCGGTCAGGTGGTGGACGATCTGCGCGGCCTCGGCAGGGTCGTAAAGGAGTTCGGCAGGCTGATCGGGTTGTTGCTGCGACGCCGATTCGGTGGGTTCCGAATTGGGAACGGGTTGCGGTTCGGGCTGTGTGGTTACGGTAGTTTCGTGAACTATGGTTTGCGCAGGCTGTTCCTGCGCGGGGTTTTGATTCGTTTCCATGTTGTTGATTGTTTGAAATTTGACATAGTGAGGGCTATCCTTATCGTACGCAAGGGCACAACAAAGAGAATAGCGAGTTGATTAGCAATTACTTGCTAATCCGGCGGATGAAAATGGAAACGAATCGAGAGGTTGCACGGCGGAAACCGCCTGCGGTTGGCCTTACGGCGTGTCTGCGTCAGAACGCAGACGGGATATGTAGTTCGCATAAAAAGGAAAAGAGTGCGCAGCTGCGAACTACATATCCCCCTTTTACAGGTTCAACAAGTGCCCCTCGCGGGATTGCTCCCCAAGGGCTCTGCGCACAATTTTCCAATGTGTGGTTGACTTGTTGAACACCAAACATAATAAAAGGGGTGTAAAAATTAATATGTAATTCGCAGGAGCAAAGATAGTAATAATTTCTAAAGTAGCATTCTTTCCCTTTAATCATTCGTGTTTGCAATATAAAATATGTATATTTGAAGTAACCTAAAACTTTAGAATATGAAACTTAAATATGCTCGTATAAAAAATTATAGGGGAATTAAAGATGAAACCTCCATTTCATTTCAGGATTTTAGTTGTATTGTAGGCAAAAATGATGTGGGTAAATCCACTATATTAAAAGCAATAGACGTATTTCTTAATGAAAATAATCCTAATATAGAGGATAAAAACGTATATAGTGATTCCAATTTTATCGAAATAAACTTGATTTTTGATTCTGCGTCAAGTCCAATTATTTTGGATGATACTATTCCGGTATCACTTTTTGATGAAGAATTAGTTGATGAAAATGGATTAATCTCAGTTAAAAAGGTCTGGGATGTTTCCCAAAAAACGATTAAACCTAAAATCTTTTTATGTCGCAAGATATATGATGCAGATGATTTTGTTATGCTGAATGAGAAGGAATTACGCACTCTTTGTGCTAAGTTCCATATAGATACGGCAAAAGCGAACGGAGAAGAATATAACAACAAAGAAAAGCGGGAGAAATTGCGTGCATATCATCATGAAGCAGGCACGTCTTTCCGTTATGATTTTGAAGAAATACCCGTTACGGGTACAACTCGACCTAAAAAAATAATTGAAGCATTAAAGAGCATATTACCGACCTTTGAATATTTTAGAGCAGATAGATCGCTTTCGGATAGTGATGCTTCTGTCCAAAAATATTTTAATAAATCAGTTGATAAATATATCAATCTGACAAACAGACTTTTAAGAAGATTTTACAGGGGTTTTAGTAACGATTTGGAGAATGTGCGAAATTCGCTACTTTGCGTAATCATCTTGTCAAATAACCCTTGTCAAAAACAAAGGTAGGAATTTTCTTTGAACTTGCAAAAATATTCGATTTAAGTGCTAAATACAAAACGAAGGCACGAGGTTATGAGCCTCGTACCTTCTTCCCTTTTATTTCTTGTTACCGTGTTAGATGGCTTTGATGACGAATGGGCAATAAGATTAAAATGGTTTTCTGCAAATTACGAAAAATAATTGATATATAGCCTATTTTCCGGTAATAAAAATGTAGCGACGGTGTTTCACAACTCTGTCGCTACCGCTACAACTAAAACAAGTTTTTAACCTTAATTTTTATCTTCATTACAAATGAATACAAAATAGTTGATATTTGCAAATCATCTGTCCGTTTCCGGTACGAGCCATTCGGGGGCATGAAAAAATGGTATGCCGCATGATAGTGGTCGGAAATGCGCCGGAGCCCGATTCGGATGTGTCGGATGGAAAAAAGGACTCCGTCGTATAACGACGGAGTCCCGGTTTATGAGTGAAACGGATCGGCGGGGTTAGAAATTGCCTTTGTCCTTGCGGTCCCACCACAGACGGGTGCCACCGGTGTCGCCGTCGCCTTTCACTTCGGAAGATTCAGCCTTCAGCAGCTGGATGGCATTGTTCACCTCGACGGTGTTGGAGCTCAGTTCCGTTTCGTTGTACAGCAGGCGGCGCGGGCCGAGCTGCGTGTCGATGATCGAGGGGGCCAGATTTTGCTTCGGACGGAAGAGTTTGGGGTAGCCCGTGCGGCGGTAATCGGCCCACGCTTCGGTCGAGAGCGGGAAGTTGGCGATCCATTTCTGGGTGATGATGCGTTCGAGCTTTTCTTCATTCGAAGCGCCTTCGTCCCACTTCACCGTGATACTGGTGGTCGGATCGGAGTTGTATTCCGGCTTCCACGGGTCCGTATAACCCTCAGGTGAGGAGGTATCGTCGTTGATGTAGCTGCTGATAGCCGCATCGTCGATAGCCGCCCAGTCGGGGGCCGTCAGTTTCTTCTCGGTCCATGCTGCCGCGGCGTCGGACTGTCGGTAGCTCTTCTGGTTGCGGATGGAAACCTCGATACCCTTTTCATAGAGTTCCTTTACGCTCTGCTGCCCGGCGTCGGTCCAGCGAAGTTTGGCTTCGGCGCGCAGGAACCAGCCTTCGGCGGCGAACATGATGGGCTGCGGCGTCGCATATCCGCCGGCCAGAAACGAGTAGTAGACGCGCTGGTTGTCGTTGCCGCCGTTCTTATTGCCCAATTCGCAGCCTACGGGAACTCCGATGTATTGCGCTCCCTTGCGGATCAGGATGTCGCTTTCGTTGTATATGTCCTCGTTGTTCTGGTCTTTCTCGCCTGTCGGTTCGGCGGTCTTCTTGACCAGATGGCGGACGTTGGTGGTGAAATAGAGCGGGCGGCGCGGGTCGTTGTAGCCGTTCATGAACGCTACGATCGACGAACCGATGCCCGAATCCAGCCAGTCCATCATGCGGCGCAGTTCGTTCGAGTAGGACTTGTTGATAAGGATGTCCTTGTCTTCGAGGACTCCGGCCTGAATGGCTTCCTTGGCGTATTTTTCAGCATCGACGGGGTTTACCTTGACGATGCGCAGCGCCATGCGCAGCTTGAGCTGGTTGGCGATCTTCTTCCAGAGCGTGCGGTCGCCGTTGCACCAGCAGTCGAACGATGCGAGACCTGCGGTCTCCGTATCCAGTCCTTCGAGCGCTTTGTCCAGCTGTGCGAATATCGCCTTGTAGATATCTTCCTGTTTGTCGTAGGCGTAGCTGCTGGGGCGTTCGGCCAGTTCGTCCGCTGCGAGGACCGACGAATAGGGAACCGGGCCGTAGGTGTCGGTATACTGGAGCAGGTTATACGCTTCGACGATGCGGGCTACGGCTGCGAAGTCATGCTGTCCGGCGGCGTCGCACTGTTTGATCAGCCGGCGGGTGTTGTTGAATATTTTCTGCATGAAGTTCTCGTGCATGCCGCCGCAGAACCCGCGGGCGAGGTCGTAACGCGCCATCGTCCAGTTGCTGTGCGGCACCTCGAAATAAC
This Alistipes onderdonkii DNA region includes the following protein-coding sequences:
- the mobV gene encoding MobV family relaxase — its product is MGYVVLHIDKAPGNEAAMTAHIARTHMPPNAVPELTYLNEELVEFPEGVADRTEAINYRLDHAGLTRKIGTNQVRAIRIMLTGSHDDMKRIAAEGRIKEWCADNLDWLRKTYGEDNVVSAVLHLDESTPHIHAAVVPIVTGERRKVREKKTDEPGKRKYRKKSVARPRLCADDVMTRVKLKGYQDSYAEAMAKYGLQRGIDGSEARHVTTQEFYRNAIAQQQGLLDNIGELLRIEAEKREAIERASKQEQVTRDELTKTEAELKAVKGELKTERLKNSAAEVGTTIIDGIGAMIGMSKVERQEQQIAELHGQIGELKRENIALQKEIETQKSTLERIKDESEKVMQGLRSEIAHLHELMPELKGLIQVEKICQAVGFGAEMTTRIVRGESVGFKGSLYSPEHKKWLHTDHSTAKTENAPQDKARMRLTVDGIDVFGWLKRKYEEQYPRPQVKEPLRQPIRRGIKR
- a CDS encoding AAA family ATPase, with amino-acid sequence MKLKYARIKNYRGIKDETSISFQDFSCIVGKNDVGKSTILKAIDVFLNENNPNIEDKNVYSDSNFIEINLIFDSASSPIILDDTIPVSLFDEELVDENGLISVKKVWDVSQKTIKPKIFLCRKIYDADDFVMLNEKELRTLCAKFHIDTAKANGEEYNNKEKREKLRAYHHEAGTSFRYDFEEIPVTGTTRPKKIIEALKSILPTFEYFRADRSLSDSDASVQKYFNKSVDKYINLTNRLLRRFYRGFSNDLENVRNSLLCVIILSNNPCQKQR
- a CDS encoding SusD/RagB family nutrient-binding outer membrane lipoprotein; this encodes MKLKNILRNVTAMALPLALLGSCTGDFEELNTNPYEIDPEELPFEAQFSTPLSFSYPTNQNLFQYWTSLSIDNYGGYFEVPHSNWTMARYDLARGFCGGMHENFMQKIFNNTRRLIKQCDAAGQHDFAAVARIVEAYNLLQYTDTYGPVPYSSVLAADELAERPSSYAYDKQEDIYKAIFAQLDKALEGLDTETAGLASFDCWCNGDRTLWKKIANQLKLRMALRIVKVNPVDAEKYAKEAIQAGVLEDKDILINKSYSNELRRMMDWLDSGIGSSIVAFMNGYNDPRRPLYFTTNVRHLVKKTAEPTGEKDQNNEDIYNESDILIRKGAQYIGVPVGCELGNKNGGNDNQRVYYSFLAGGYATPQPIMFAAEGWFLRAEAKLRWTDAGQQSVKELYEKGIEVSIRNQKSYRQSDAAAAWTEKKLTAPDWAAIDDAAISSYINDDTSSPEGYTDPWKPEYNSDPTTSITVKWDEGASNEEKLERIITQKWIANFPLSTEAWADYRRTGYPKLFRPKQNLAPSIIDTQLGPRRLLYNETELSSNTVEVNNAIQLLKAESSEVKGDGDTGGTRLWWDRKDKGNF